CTCGGCCGAGGACGTCACCATCATCACCTTCGGTAACGGGGTGCGGATGTCGCTGCGGGCGGCGGCCACCCTCGCCGACGAGGGGATCGGCAGCCGGGTGGTGGACCTGCGCTGGCTCGCCCCGCTGCCGGTGGCGGACATCATCCGGGAGGCCTCGGCCACCGGCCGGGTGCTGGTCGTCGACGAGACCCGTCGGTCGGGCGGGGTGGGCGAGGGGGTGATCGCCGCGCTGGTCGACGCCGGGTACGTCGGCGCGGCGCGGCGGGTGGCCGGCGTCGACTCTTTTGTACCATTAGGTCCGGCAGCACGTCAGGTTCTGGTCTCCGAGGAAGCCATTACCCAGGGTGCCCGTACGCTGCTGGCACGGTAAATTCCGTTCCACCCGGTGCGCCACTTGCGCGGGGAGCCACAACTGTGTGGACTTGGCCCGACGGCGTCGTACGACGCCGCGAGCAGGGATGAGATGAGGAGGCACGCGACAGTGAGCGCGACCGCTGGTCAGGCCGCCGACGGGGTACGCAGCCTGGCGGACCGGTTCGGGATCGAGCCGGGGATGGTCGTCATGGAGATGGGGTACGACGACGATGTCGACCAGGATCTCCGGGACGCCCTGACCGACCGCTGTGGAGAGCTGGTCGACGAGGACACCGACGAGGTGGTCGACTCGGTGCTCGTCTGGTACCGCGACGGCGACGGTGATCTCTTCGAGCTTCTCGTCGACGCCCTCGGGCCGCTGGCCGACAACGGGGTGGTGTGGCTCCTGACGCCCAAGGCGGGGCGGGACGGCCACGTCGAGCCGAGCGAGGTCGCGGAGAGTGCGCAGACCGCCGGCCTCCAGCAGACCTCCACCATCAACGCGGGCCGCGACTGGAGCGGCGCGCGCCTGGTGCTCCGGCGCGGGTCCAAGGCGAAGAAGTAGCGACTGTCCACGCCCCGGCGGCCCGCGCCGCCGGGTGTGGCAGGCTGATTGTCTCCAGACTCGACCCCCCGAGGAGCTCGCATGACCATCGAGGTTGGCGCCGAGGCGCCGGACTTCGTGCTGAAGGACCAGAACAACCAGGAGGTCCGGCTCTCCGACTTCCGCGGCAAGCGCACCGTGCTGCTGGTCTTCTACCCGCTCGCCTTCACCGGCATCTGCCAGGGCGAGCTGTGCGAGGTGCGGGACAACCTCAACGAGTACGTCAACGACGACGTCCAGGTGCTGACCGTCAGCGTCGACTCGGTCTACGCCCACAAGATCTGGGCCGACCGGGAGGGCTACCAGTTCCCGCTGCTGGCCGACTTCTGGCCGCACGGCGCGGTGGCCCAGGCGTACGGCGTCTTCAACGACGTCGCGGGCATCGCCAACCGGGGCACCTTCGTGATCGACAAGGCTGGCGTGGTCCGCTTCGCCGAGATGAACATGCCGGGCGAGGCGCGGGACCAGCAGGGCTGGCGCAAGGCGCTCGCCGAGACCGCCGCCGCGTGATCCCAGAACCGGGCATACCGTTCGACCGGGCCGGTGACCGGCAGGTAAGCTTGCCAGCCACCGGCCCGCCGTACGGGCGTTCCGGGCGCGTAGCTCAGCGGGAGAGCACTCGCCTTACAAGCGAGGGGTCGCAGGTTCGAAACCTGCCGCGCCCACCACCAACTGACCAGGGAAAACCTGCTCCACACCCTGTTCGTGCTGCACGGCAGCGAAACGGGCGGTGGGCAGCAGGTGCGTCGGGACGGTGACGGGTTCCGGCTTGGGGGCCGGGGTGAGGGCGGCCGGCGGTGCCGGCTGGGTGACCTGCTCGGCTATCTGGACGCGGATCGGCTCAGCCGGCGCAGAGGCCGGCGGGGTGTCCTGCGACCCGGCCGGAGCCGGGGCGAGGACGAGCTTGACCAGCGCCATGAACGCCTGGGCCGGGACAGCCGAGAGAAGCCAGCCGGACGGGCCGGACTTGGCGACCGCGAGTTTGCGCGGCCAAGGACAGGCTGGCGGCGTACCGGGATCGTGGCTGTGCCGGTGTCGTGGGCTGTTCTGCGGCAGGCCGAGGCGGAGCGAGGTGAGGCGACGCGGGACGCGGCGGTGACCGTATACGTACTCCAGATGAGCAGCGGGGAGGAGATCGGTCTGTCGCGGGTGCTGGCCGGCAGGCGTCATGACGAGCTGCTGCGGCAGTGGCGTCAGTACCGCGGCGAGATGGAGCGCGCCAATGTTCCGTCGAAGCTTGAGACGGTCGGACCGATTGACGTCGAGGACCAGGGCGACGAGCGTGCGACGGTGACCGCCCAGGTCCACGCGATCTGGTGGAACGAACAGGCCAACCTCAGCGGCACAGCCCATCCGCGGCGGTTCGAGACGCGGTGCGACGCGGGCGGCTGGCGGGTGTGGGCAGCCGACCTGCCGCCGTGGTGCGGTGTGCACGTCCGAGCGGATGCCTGCCGTTGAGCAGCTGCCGCCACGCGTCGGCTGAGCCGGCCCCGCGACAGCAGTCGCCCCGGGGCCGGCCTTGGCCGGGGCGGCTCAGCCCAGGTAGAAGTCCCTGCGGGCGGCCACGAACGCCTCGATCGACTGGGGCGGGATGCCCGTCACGCGCTCGACGCCGTCGGCCGTACGGTCGTAACGGTTGTCCCGGTGCAGCTGGGCCATGGTGGCGATGTGCTGTTCGACGTGCGGCGGCAGGCCCATCCTGGAGAGCCCCTGGGTCTGCCACCGGTCCAGCGGCACGTCCACATAGGACACCTGACGATCCAGCGCCCGAGAGAATTCCGCGGCCAGCTCCGTCATGTCGACCGACTGTGGCCCGGTCAGCTCGTAGACCTGCCCGATGTGCGGAGCCGGGTCGCGGAGCACGGTGGCGATGACCCGGGCGACGTCGCCCACGGCGACCGGCGAGGTGCGTCCGGTGCCGAACGGCAGCGCGATCGTGCCGTTCTCCTGAATCGACCGCGCCGCCATCGTGGTGAACAGCGGAGTGTCCAGGAACGCCGTCGGCCGGATGTGCACCACGGGCAGGCCGGACCAGTTGAATACCTGCTCCGCCAGCCAGTGCAGCCGCTGCTGGTGCGACTCCTCGGTGCTGGTGGCGGTCATCTGCGACACCGTCATCTGCGACAGGTCGACCAGGGCCTCCAGCTTCCCGTACTCCCGTGCCACGGTGGCCACCACGGTCGCCGCCAGCAGGTGGTCCGGCGACACGGGCATCGCGAAGTACATCCGCGCCACGCCCTGCAGCGCGGCCGCTACCGTCTCGGGCCGGGTCAGGTCACCGATGACGACCTCCGCGCCGAGCGCCCGCAGCTCAGCCGCACGCTCGTCCTCGCGACGGACCATGAAACGCACCGGCACATCCTGAGCGCGCAATTGCTCGAAGACCGTACGGCCCACGCCGCCGGCACCGGGGATGAGAACAAGGTTGCTGGCAACCATCAGTCGATCTCCTTCGGAGTAATGGATTATCTGAGTTGAGGTGTGATCAGAGCGTCAGCGGAGCTGCCAGCAAGGCGTCGGCCGCGGCGATGTGCACGGTGGGCACCGAGCATAGGACGGCAAACGGGGCCTGACCTGCGGGTCCCGGGCAGCGGGCCCTCACCCCCGGGTGGCGACCTGTCCGGCCCGGGTGGCGACCTGTCGGGACCGCAGGCCCACCAGCAGCGTCCCGAGCACGGCCCACAGCGCGAGGGTGATCAGCGGGCCGGCGACGTGGGCACCGCCGAAGTAGCTGAGGTCGCCGACGGCCCGTATGGCGGCGCCGGGCGGGAGCAGCCCCGAGACGATGCGGGCCAGACGGGGCAGCAGGACGACGCCGATGGTGGCGCCGCTGGTCGAGTTGCCGATGGTGAGCAGCAGCAGGGTGGCCACCGGGACGCCGATCGGGCCCAGCCAGGTGCCGAGCAGCTTGGTGGCGAACGCTGCCGCGGCTGCCAGCAGCGCGAGCGTGCCCGCCAGGGGCAGGAACGGTGCCGGTAGGGCTCCCAGGATGGGTCCGGCGATGGCGGCCGCGATGGTGCCGCAGGCTGCCGAGAAGCCCCAGATCAGCCGGAACCGGTAGCGCAGGGGCAGCACGTGGCTGAGGCCCAAGGTGGCCTGGGCGAGGACGAACCCGGCGAGGGTCACACCGAACGCCACATAGAAGCCGCTCAGTCCGCGACTGTCGTACTTGGCCAGCGGGACGATGTCCGCGGTCTCCAGGTGCTGCCCCGCCTGGTTCGCATAGGTGGCGGCGAGGCCGGTGACGGCGTTGGTGGTGGACACGCCGTTGGCTCCGGCCACGTCCAGCCGCAGCCCGCCGTCACCGTTGGGGCCGAGGGCTGCGACGGCGTCACGGTAGAGCACTGCGCGGCGCGCCGAGGCGGCGTCGGCTGCCTGGTGCACGTCGACTCGGTCGCCGAGCGTCTGCTGGACCTCGGTGGCGAGCTGCTGCCCGGTCACGGCCAGCGGCACGCCGTGCGGCTCGGGGTTGCGCTGGAGGCCCACATATAAGCCGATGAAGGCCGATACCACGATCAGTCCGACGATCGCTGGTTGCAGCCAGGCCCGCACCGGCACCCTCCGGCGGGCGGACGGCCCGGACGGCACGGGTGGCGTGGACTCGGTGGGGGTGGGTGGCGATGTCATAGGGTGTCCAGTTCTGTCGGCGGTGCTGCGATTGCTGGACTGAGGCCGTCGCCCTCAGACGGTGGGAGGCAGCGCTAGGCCCTGCTTGACCTGCCGGGTGACCCAGTCGGCCTCAATTGGATGTCGCCAACAATCTAAACGGAGGCTAGGATAGATGGCAAGTGACATCCATCATCCATCTGAGGAGAGTGATTCCATGAGCCGCGTGTCCCAGGCGCAAGCACAGGAGAACCGGCAGCGCGTCGTAGCCGCCGCCTCCCGGATGTTCCGCGAGAAGGGCACCGCGGTCAGCATCGCCGACCTGATGAAGGCCGTCGGGCTCACCCATGGCGGGTTCTACAAGCAGTTCGCCTCCAAGGAGGCCCTGGTCGACGAGGCCATCGCCCACGCCTTCGCCGAGCAGGCGGCACACTCGGCGGTGACGCTCGTGGAGCACGAGGCCGCCCGCCGGACGCTGATCGAGCACTACCTCTCGGTCTGGCACCGCGATCACGCCGGAGACGGCTGCCCCGTCTCCGGATTCGCCGCTGACCTGGGGCGCGAGCCCGACCAGGCCGCCCGCGCCCACCACGTCTACATCAACGCGGTACGGAACCGCGCCGCTCAGCTGGCCACCGGCGACGACGACGGCATGGCCCAGCTCTGCACCATGGTCGGTGCCCTCGTCCTCGCCCGCGCCACCCGGGGCAACCCGCTCTCCGAAGAACTGCTGCAGGCCGCGCGCACGGCTCTCACCGAGAGCGGCACCGGGCAGTCCGAACCGCAGCAGCGCACGGACTGACCGGGGGCCGGCCGACGGCGTCGGCCGCCGCCCGGGGCTGCAGGTCGGCTCCAGGCCGGGCCCGGCCGTCCGTTCCCGGCCCGCGGCAGGACCGGGCGCCGGCGCAGGGTCAGCACGGGGGCCAGCGCCTCCCGGCAGAGCCGATCTCACTCGGCGAATCGCCACTCGCCGAGCATCGCGTCGCCCACCATCAGCAGCCCACGGCCGAT
The window above is part of the Micromonospora inositola genome. Proteins encoded here:
- a CDS encoding NmrA family NAD(P)-binding protein → MVASNLVLIPGAGGVGRTVFEQLRAQDVPVRFMVRREDERAAELRALGAEVVIGDLTRPETVAAALQGVARMYFAMPVSPDHLLAATVVATVAREYGKLEALVDLSQMTVSQMTATSTEESHQQRLHWLAEQVFNWSGLPVVHIRPTAFLDTPLFTTMAARSIQENGTIALPFGTGRTSPVAVGDVARVIATVLRDPAPHIGQVYELTGPQSVDMTELAAEFSRALDRQVSYVDVPLDRWQTQGLSRMGLPPHVEQHIATMAQLHRDNRYDRTADGVERVTGIPPQSIEAFVAARRDFYLG
- a CDS encoding TetR/AcrR family transcriptional regulator, producing the protein MSRVSQAQAQENRQRVVAAASRMFREKGTAVSIADLMKAVGLTHGGFYKQFASKEALVDEAIAHAFAEQAAHSAVTLVEHEAARRTLIEHYLSVWHRDHAGDGCPVSGFAADLGREPDQAARAHHVYINAVRNRAAQLATGDDDGMAQLCTMVGALVLARATRGNPLSEELLQAARTALTESGTGQSEPQQRTD
- a CDS encoding peroxiredoxin; this translates as MTIEVGAEAPDFVLKDQNNQEVRLSDFRGKRTVLLVFYPLAFTGICQGELCEVRDNLNEYVNDDVQVLTVSVDSVYAHKIWADREGYQFPLLADFWPHGAVAQAYGVFNDVAGIANRGTFVIDKAGVVRFAEMNMPGEARDQQGWRKALAETAAA
- a CDS encoding DUF3052 domain-containing protein, with product MSATAGQAADGVRSLADRFGIEPGMVVMEMGYDDDVDQDLRDALTDRCGELVDEDTDEVVDSVLVWYRDGDGDLFELLVDALGPLADNGVVWLLTPKAGRDGHVEPSEVAESAQTAGLQQTSTINAGRDWSGARLVLRRGSKAKK